A single window of Dermacentor albipictus isolate Rhodes 1998 colony chromosome 1, USDA_Dalb.pri_finalv2, whole genome shotgun sequence DNA harbors:
- the LOC135919100 gene encoding uncharacterized protein encodes MASTSATVGLPPDSQAPVDIGDNSTYSHPNGVTAWCEDMREWPNVNAADIIFYLVNSKACDFQQIKNFRALESYNYVQSGWVGKVFTHKISSDLCYVKGTVSPSQSLNATPRTAWACVKQCGEVVTAGCTCMAGLGKACSHVGAILWKIEMAVAKGYTTTSCTDRAALWNSGTKRNVEPATLEEITFKVQKQVVDDPLPKRQRPSFVPMTREEIRKFHAESPFPYLFDTPGTLLYETFHPSMQRQVPPPPANDGNEHGDHGNESCAVCTTFYEKYVALSPRGAEVLQSETASQATPLWFFSRKLRLTASNVNKVPKRETTGCEKAAMRMLSTSFSGNAATKYGKQMEPVARKQFSKKTGLTVNQIGTVVNTELPWLSASPDGIIEGMDAILEIKCPNMNDCVPLISSGKYDVRLNKDAELVLQESGPNGYYSQVQFQMLCTKTQICFFYVWSVENDVIVQVPFDPKYVSQTLPRLKKFYFSELLPRLLDSHTSGKMDILHRYKHICSL; translated from the exons ATGGCGTCGACATCAGCCACTGTCGGCTTGCCGCCAGATTCTCAAGCACCCGTCGATATCGGAG ACAATAGCACATACAGCCACCCAAATGGAGTCACTGCTTGGTGTGAAGACATGCGGGAGTGGCCAAATGTGAATGCGGCAGATATTATATTTTACCTCGTGAACTCCAAGGCATGTGATTTTCAACAGATCAAAAACTTCAGGGCCCTCGAGTCCTATAACTACGTGCAAAGTGGGTGGGTGGGGAAAGTTTTCACTCACAAGATCTCGAGTGACTTATGTTACGTGAAGGGCACGGTAAGCCCTTCTCAGTCCCTGAATGCAACACCAAGGACTGCTTGGGCGTGCGTGAAACAATGCGGAGAAGTTGTCACAGCCGGATGCACTTGCATGGCCGGGCTAGGAAAAGCCTGTAGCCACGTCGGTGCAATCTTATGGAAAATAGAAATGGCTGTGGCAAAAGGCTATACTACAACTTCTTGCACAGACAGGGCTGCATTGTGGAACAGTGGCACAAAACGCAATGTTGAACCAGCCACGCTTGAAGAAATAACTTTCAAGGTGCAGAAGCAGGTTGTGGATGATCCCCTCCCAAAGCGGCAAAGACCATCATTTGTGCCAATGACCCGAGAAGAAATCCGCAAATTTCATGCTGAGTCACCATTTCCATACCTATTTGATACCCCAG GCACTCTTCTCTATGAGACGTTCCATCCAAGCATGCAGCGGCAAGTGCCTCCACCACCAGCCAATGATGGGAATGAGCATGGCGACCACGGAAACGAAAGCTGTGCGGTGTGCACTACATTTTATGAAAAGTATGTGGCATTGTCACCCCGTGGTGCTGAGGTGCTTCAGTCAGAAACTGCAAGCCAAGCAACGCCACTGTGGTTTTTTTCGCGGAAGCTACGTTTGACTGCCTCAAATGTCAACAAGGTACCGAAAAGAGAGACTACGGGATGCGAGAAAGCAGCCATGAGGATGCTTTCCACCAGCTTTTCTGGCAATGCTGCCACCAAGTATGGCAAACAGATGGAGCCTGTTGCCCGAAAGCAGTTTTCAAAAAAGACTGGGCTTACTGTAAACCAAATAGGAACAGTGGTGAACACTGAGCTGCCGTGGCTTTCAGCTAGTCCGGATGGAATTATTGAAGGAATGGATGCCATTCTTGAAATCAAGTGTCCCAACATGAATGACTGTGTGCCACTTATCAGTAGTGGCAAGTATGATGTGCGGCTAAACAAAGATGCCGAACTTGTACTTCAAGAGAGTGGGCCAAATGGCTATTACAGCCAGGTCCAGTTTCAGATGCTCTGCACCAAGACCCAGATATGCTTTTTTTATGTATGGAGTGTGGAAAATGATGTCATTGTTCAAGTGCCTTTTGATCCCAAGTATGTGTCGCAGACTTTACCACGGCTGAAAAAATTCTATTTTTCAGAGCTACTTCCTCGCTTGTTAGATTCACACACCAGTGGCAAAATGGATATACTTCATCGATATAAGCATATTTGCTCATTATAG
- the LOC139048912 gene encoding uncharacterized protein, with translation MLTAEICEHPISIELDTRASGPFMAGKRFKRTFPGVSVEDSGMMLRSYSGLLSQVQGQAQVSVRFGDRATLPLYLTKRSSPTLLRLNWIHALGFCLPEYQEASLHVVKDVPSLLTEFQVPVPARILKRDASVRICEDFMVTINPVIDVEKYPLPGIEDLWSALSGGQKLTKLDLRDAYQQLVLQDASRKTLVSSSSWKSAFSKPPVLSTWDVNSQAGLAQAPRKVDAVFKAPKPQDKKDLQSYLGLINFYKQRYSQLDKEGLALMFGVERFHQYLWDRKFEAVTDHKPLLGLLGPDKAVPVQASHQVPDAVPEPAEVFMLEHAYLEVLSRSAVSQATSRDPVLSQVVKAVSRGE, from the exons atgctgaccgccGAAATCTGCGAGCACCCCATTTCCATAGAGCTGGACACACGGGCCAGCGGGCCGTTCATGGCCGGGAAACGGTTCAAGCGTAccttccccggcgtgtccgtcgaggaTTCGGGcatgatgctgcgcagctactccgggctgctctcccaggtccagggtcaggcacaggtcagcgttcgctttggcgacagggcaACCCTTCCCCTCTACTTAACCAAGCGATCATCGCCGACGCTGCTGCGActaaactggattcatgcactgggcttTTGTCTGCCAGaataccaggaagccagcctgcatgtggtgaaagacgtccccagcctcctgaccgagttccaagtccctgttccagccagga tcctcaagcgagacgcCAGTGTCAGGATCTGTGAGGATTTCAtggttaccatcaaccccgtcaTTGAcgtcgagaagtacccgctgcccGGGAtagaagatctctggtcagcgttgtcTGGTGGACAGAAGTTaaccaagctcgacctcagagatgcttaccagcagctggtgctccaggatgcctcccggaa GACGCTGGTCTCAAGCTCAAGTTGGAAAAGTGCGTTTTCCAAgcccccagtgttgagtacttgggacgtcaattcccaggctggcctagcccaggctccccgcaaagttgatgctgtgttCAAGGCGCCTAAGCCCCAGGACAAGAAGGAccttcagagctacctcggcctcatcaacttctaca agcaacgttacagccagctggacaaggaaggcttggctctcatgttcggtgtcgaacgcttccaccagtattTGTGGGACCGGAAGTTCGAGGCAgtcacggaccacaagccgctgttggggctgctggggcctgacaaggcagttcccgtGCAGGCATCACATCAA gtgcctgatgctgttccggaacctgctgaagtgttcatgctggagcacgcgtacctggaggtgctctccagatctgcggtatcgcaagcgaccagccgggacccagtcctgtctcaggtggtcaaggcggtgtcccgtgggGAGTAA